In Enterobacteriaceae bacterium Kacie_13, the following proteins share a genomic window:
- a CDS encoding ABC transporter permease, with product MTKILTSRPAARESSSMAVTPFLRRLMCWEGFLLVVTLLVFVVNALASPYFLNIWNLSDATFNFTEKAIIVLPMAMLIIAREIDLSVASTMALSSTIMGFCAQAGLPTPALVGVGLSVGLLCGLVNGLLVTRLNLSSIVITIGTMSLFRGLTYVLLGDQSLNHYPASFAWFGQGYVWGPLSFEFALFLVLGAVFYFLLHKTNFGRRTYAIGNNPVAAWYSGINVKRHNLTLFVLVGLMSGLAAVLLTSRLGSTRPTLALGWELSVITMAVLGGVSVLGGSGSMTGVIIAAFLMGLLTFGLSLLNVPGIVMSVIVGVMLIVVISLPVLYRRVLARGG from the coding sequence AGTTCGTCGATGGCCGTCACGCCGTTTTTGCGCCGTCTGATGTGCTGGGAAGGATTTTTGCTGGTGGTGACGCTGCTGGTGTTCGTGGTGAACGCGCTCGCCTCACCCTATTTTCTCAACATCTGGAACCTCTCGGACGCGACATTTAACTTCACCGAGAAAGCCATTATCGTGCTGCCGATGGCGATGCTGATTATCGCGCGTGAAATCGATCTGTCGGTGGCGTCTACCATGGCGTTGAGTTCAACTATCATGGGCTTTTGCGCACAGGCCGGTTTACCGACGCCTGCGTTAGTGGGCGTCGGGCTGAGCGTCGGGTTACTTTGCGGGCTGGTGAACGGGTTGCTGGTGACGCGCCTGAATCTGTCGTCTATCGTCATCACTATCGGTACCATGAGCCTGTTTCGCGGGCTGACGTATGTACTGCTCGGCGATCAGTCGTTAAACCATTATCCGGCCAGTTTCGCCTGGTTCGGTCAGGGTTACGTCTGGGGTCCGCTGTCGTTTGAATTCGCGCTGTTCCTGGTGCTCGGTGCAGTATTTTATTTCCTGCTACACAAAACTAATTTTGGCCGCCGCACTTACGCCATCGGCAATAATCCGGTCGCGGCCTGGTATTCGGGAATTAACGTTAAACGTCACAATTTGACGCTGTTCGTGCTGGTCGGCCTGATGTCCGGGCTGGCGGCAGTGCTGCTCACTTCACGTCTGGGCAGCACGCGTCCAACGCTGGCGCTCGGCTGGGAGCTGAGTGTTATCACCATGGCGGTGCTCGGCGGGGTCAGCGTGCTCGGCGGCTCCGGCAGCATGACCGGCGTGATTATCGCCGCGTTCCTGATGGGGCTGCTGACCTTTGGCCTCAGCCTGCTCAACGTGCCGGGCATTGTGATGTCGGTTATTGTCGGTGTCATGCTGATCGTGGTGATCTCACTGCCGGTGCTTTACCGGCGGGTGCTGGCGCGAGGGGGATAA